From a single Poseidonibacter antarcticus genomic region:
- the thiC gene encoding phosphomethylpyrimidine synthase ThiC: protein MSAVLQNLKKIDSSYIENLPNSKKIYVQGSRPDIQVPMREITLDDTVHSNKTKEANAPLYVYDTTGPYTDTNVNIDLHKGLNPLRSKWIEERNDTCELEDFTSDYFHARRDDSKLDVLRFPNLRKPRRALKGKNVSQMHYAKQGIVTPEMEYVAIRENCKKDAYKDDKLLSFQHPGQGFGASMPETYTGEFVRAEIAAGRAIIPANINHPEIEPMIIGRNFMVKINANIGNSATTSGIEEEVGKMIWATRWGGDNVMDLSTGKNIHETREWIVRNSAVPIGTVPIYQALEKVNGIAENLTWEVYRDTLIEQAEQGVDYFTIHAGVRLAYVPMTAKRLTGIVSRGGSIMAKWCLHHHKESFLYEHFEEICEIMKAYDVSFSLGDGLRPGSLYDANDEAQFAELETLGELTKIAWKHDCQVMIEGPGHVPMHKIKENMDKELEDCFEAPFYTLGPLTTDIAPGYDHITSGIGAAQIGWYGTAMLCYVTPKEHLGLPNKEDVKEGIITYKIAAHAADLAKGFPGAQIRDNAMSKARFEFRWYDQFNIGFDPTRAREYHDETLPVESAKVAHFCSMCGPKFCSMKISQDIKDYAFEIGEKDVEKAIQIGMEEKATDFVESGSQIYK from the coding sequence ATGAGCGCAGTGCTGCAAAATCTGAAAAAAATCGATTCTTCATATATCGAAAACTTACCAAATTCAAAAAAAATTTATGTTCAAGGTTCTAGACCTGATATTCAAGTTCCAATGAGAGAAATCACTTTAGATGATACTGTTCATTCAAATAAAACAAAAGAGGCTAATGCACCTTTATATGTTTATGATACAACAGGTCCATATACTGATACAAATGTGAATATTGATTTACACAAAGGTTTAAATCCACTTAGAAGTAAATGGATTGAAGAAAGAAATGATACATGTGAACTTGAAGATTTTACTTCAGATTATTTTCATGCAAGACGTGATGATAGTAAACTTGATGTATTAAGATTCCCAAATTTAAGAAAACCAAGACGTGCTTTAAAAGGTAAAAATGTATCTCAAATGCATTATGCAAAACAAGGTATTGTTACACCTGAAATGGAATATGTAGCAATTAGAGAAAATTGTAAAAAAGATGCATACAAAGATGATAAACTTCTTAGTTTTCAACATCCAGGTCAAGGTTTTGGAGCTTCAATGCCTGAAACTTATACAGGTGAATTTGTTAGAGCTGAAATAGCAGCGGGACGTGCTATTATTCCTGCAAATATAAACCATCCAGAAATTGAACCTATGATTATAGGTCGTAATTTTATGGTTAAAATCAATGCAAATATTGGAAATTCAGCAACTACTTCAGGTATTGAAGAAGAAGTTGGGAAAATGATTTGGGCTACTAGATGGGGTGGAGATAATGTTATGGATTTATCAACAGGTAAAAACATACATGAAACAAGAGAATGGATTGTAAGAAATTCAGCTGTTCCAATCGGTACTGTTCCAATTTATCAAGCCTTAGAAAAAGTAAATGGAATCGCAGAAAACTTAACTTGGGAAGTTTATAGAGATACTTTGATTGAACAAGCAGAACAAGGTGTTGATTATTTTACTATTCACGCAGGTGTTAGATTAGCTTATGTTCCAATGACTGCAAAAAGATTGACAGGAATTGTTTCAAGAGGTGGTTCTATCATGGCTAAATGGTGTTTACATCATCATAAAGAAAGTTTTTTATATGAGCATTTTGAAGAAATATGTGAAATTATGAAAGCTTATGATGTTTCATTTTCACTAGGAGATGGACTTAGACCTGGTTCTTTATATGATGCAAATGATGAAGCACAATTTGCAGAATTAGAAACATTAGGAGAGTTAACAAAAATTGCTTGGAAGCATGATTGTCAAGTGATGATTGAAGGTCCAGGACACGTTCCAATGCATAAAATCAAAGAGAATATGGATAAAGAATTAGAAGATTGTTTTGAAGCACCTTTTTATACACTAGGACCCCTAACTACAGATATAGCACCTGGTTATGATCATATAACTTCAGGAATTGGTGCTGCTCAAATTGGTTGGTATGGAACTGCAATGTTATGTTATGTAACACCAAAAGAGCATTTAGGTCTTCCAAATAAAGAAGATGTAAAAGAAGGAATTATCACATATAAAATTGCAGCTCATGCAGCAGATTTAGCAAAAGGATTCCCAGGAGCTCAAATCAGAGATAATGCTATGAGTAAAGCAAGATTTGAATTTAGATGGTATGACCAGTTTAATATCGGTTTTGACCCAACAAGAGCAAGAGAATATCACGATGAAACATTGCCCGTTGAAAGTGCAAAAGTAGCACACTTTTGCTCTATGTGTGGACCAAAGTTTTGTTCAATGAAAATTTCACAAGATATAAAAGATTATGCTTTTGAAATTGGTGAAAAAGATGTTGAAAAAGCTATACAAATAGGAATGGAAGAAAAAGCCACTGATTTTGTAGAAAGTGGAAGCCAAATATATAAATAA
- the ribB gene encoding 3,4-dihydroxy-2-butanone-4-phosphate synthase, with translation MNQKMKNYDFRLKIEGAIKTLQDGKGVIVVDDYDRENEADMIFSAQHLTTEQMALLIREGSGIVCLCLTKQKVDELKLPMMVQNNNSKFQTPFTISIESKDNVTTGVSAQDRVTTIKSAISKDGVSKIVSPGHIFPLRANENGVLGRAGHTESSIDLMKLSNLEPYAVLCEITNEDGTMAKGEDIEVFAKKHSMPILSVQDIISYRRDKN, from the coding sequence ATGAATCAAAAAATGAAAAATTACGATTTTCGATTGAAAATCGAAGGTGCAATTAAAACTTTACAAGATGGTAAAGGTGTAATTGTTGTAGATGACTACGATAGAGAAAATGAAGCAGATATGATTTTTTCTGCACAACACTTAACAACAGAACAAATGGCACTTTTGATAAGAGAAGGTAGCGGTATAGTTTGTTTATGTTTAACTAAACAAAAAGTCGATGAACTTAAACTTCCAATGATGGTACAAAATAATAACTCAAAGTTTCAAACACCATTTACTATTTCAATAGAATCAAAAGACAATGTTACTACAGGTGTATCAGCACAAGATAGAGTTACTACAATAAAATCAGCTATTTCAAAAGATGGTGTATCAAAGATTGTTTCTCCTGGACATATATTCCCATTAAGAGCAAATGAAAATGGCGTATTAGGACGAGCAGGTCATACTGAATCTAGTATTGATTTAATGAAATTATCAAACTTAGAACCTTATGCTGTTTTATGTGAAATAACAAATGAAGATGGAACAATGGCAAAAGGTGAAGATATAGAAGTTTTTGCTAAAAAACATTCTATGCCAATTTTAAGTGTTCAAGATATTATTAGCTATCGAAGAGATAAAAACTAG
- a CDS encoding AbrB/MazE/SpoVT family DNA-binding domain-containing protein, with the protein MTTLTKIDNFQGIRISKPLIEQAHLENGLLIKPILTSRRENWKSNIEKVLLQNKDIEDEAIINNLLNDSDLEDYQW; encoded by the coding sequence ATGACAACTCTAACAAAAATAGATAATTTTCAAGGTATTAGAATTTCAAAACCATTAATTGAACAAGCACACCTTGAAAATGGATTATTGATAAAACCAATTTTAACTTCAAGAAGAGAAAATTGGAAAAGCAATATTGAAAAAGTTTTATTACAAAATAAAGATATAGAGGATGAAGCAATTATTAATAATTTATTAAATGATAGTGATTTAGAAGATTATCAGTGGTAA
- a CDS encoding antibiotic biosynthesis monooxygenase family protein has translation MSQIIDTPKPPYYAVIFTSKKIDEDKGYSKMADRMVELASQQDGFLGVESAREDLGITVSYWKDEKSIINWKANLEHQSAQKIGKELWYKQYKVRIAKVERDYEF, from the coding sequence ATGTCGCAAATAATTGATACACCAAAACCACCGTATTATGCAGTAATATTTACATCAAAAAAAATTGATGAAGATAAAGGTTATAGTAAAATGGCGGATAGAATGGTTGAATTAGCATCTCAACAAGATGGGTTTTTAGGAGTTGAATCAGCAAGAGAAGATTTAGGTATTACAGTATCATATTGGAAAGATGAAAAATCAATCATAAATTGGAAAGCTAATTTAGAGCATCAATCAGCACAAAAGATAGGAAAAGAACTTTGGTATAAACAATATAAAGTTAGAATTGCAAAAGTTGAAAGAGACTACGAATTTTAA
- a CDS encoding YniB family protein encodes MNYQHALNKSRLKRIIGFIILSIGIISSTISILRMLYFNFDDGTAISGTLSKIFKNLISLIYENTQFLNIFWENCPTPNLNQLYTQDNIYFILLYILIFIGSAVYSSGKKLAIRLNEINTMIENELIHESIRDGETRTRQEMRNNANINDSSIFSQVHQLYIAPLIITVIGGVFLKLSGF; translated from the coding sequence TTGAATTATCAACATGCATTAAATAAATCAAGATTAAAAAGAATTATCGGATTTATTATTCTTTCAATAGGAATAATTTCATCAACAATTTCAATATTAAGAATGTTATATTTTAATTTTGATGATGGAACAGCTATTTCTGGAACATTATCCAAAATATTTAAAAATTTAATATCTTTAATATATGAAAATACTCAATTCTTAAATATATTTTGGGAAAATTGTCCAACACCAAATTTAAATCAATTATATACTCAAGATAATATATATTTTATATTATTATATATATTAATATTCATTGGTTCAGCGGTATATAGTTCTGGTAAAAAATTAGCTATTAGATTAAATGAAATCAATACGATGATTGAAAATGAATTAATTCACGAATCTATAAGAGATGGAGAAACAAGAACAAGACAAGAAATGCGAAATAATGCAAACATAAATGATTCAAGTATATTTTCCCAAGTACACCAATTATATATTGCCCCATTAATTATAACAGTAATTGGAGGAGTATTTCTAAAATTATCAGGGTTTTAG
- a CDS encoding helix-hairpin-helix domain-containing protein has product MTSDLPKDLILLLKERTKLSSKSIQNIITLLDEGCTIPFIARYRKDATENATDEDLRAFEEVFNYSQKLLKRKDEILNLLEEKNFLNPKIKTSIQEVKTLQALEDIYAPFKDKKSSRTSNAIENGLEPLANIIQSLKYTNEEINQKAKQFQNKNIKSIDEAIQGAKDIIAQRYADDFKSKEIVRNLIANWGEIQIKEGKEFDKNGVYSNFAEKKEKIKYIKSHRTLAILRAVNEKELSIKIDIDEKHLLENIKKYKIPSWASSSKDIVFESYKDGLKRLLLPSLKREAINTLKEKASADAIELFGKNLKELLQTAPLVNQVILGMDPGFVSGCKLAVIDENGIYLDSTVIYCTKPREDIKTSSKVVLNLIKKYNITSIAIGNGTASRETAQFITNLISENNLDLNYAIVSEIGASVYSASKIAAQEYPNLDVTIRGAISIAGRLRDPMATLVKIDPKALGIGQYQHDVNQKELASKLENTTVDLVNKVGVDLNSASYKLLSFISGISEKLAINIIEHRDNIKKFNSKNELLKVKGLGAKAYEQAVGFLRIKDGKSILDNTAIHPEDYETTKNLQKKYTIEEIQNIQISQIEQIAKELNTTPLKLTDIIEELKKPGYDVRNEFNQVKFSSDITKLEDLKEGYILSGIVRNITDFGAFVDIGLKNDALLHISQISAKRISHPSEILSINQNLENIKVVSVDLEKQRVGLSLK; this is encoded by the coding sequence TTGACTAGTGATTTACCTAAAGACTTAATTCTCCTTTTAAAAGAAAGAACAAAATTATCAAGTAAGTCAATACAAAATATAATCACCTTACTTGATGAGGGTTGTACGATTCCATTTATTGCACGATATAGAAAAGATGCAACAGAAAATGCTACAGATGAAGACCTAAGAGCTTTTGAAGAAGTTTTTAATTATTCGCAAAAGCTTCTAAAAAGAAAAGATGAGATTTTAAATCTTCTTGAAGAAAAAAACTTTTTAAATCCTAAAATAAAAACAAGTATCCAAGAAGTAAAAACACTACAAGCCCTAGAAGATATTTATGCACCTTTTAAAGATAAAAAATCATCAAGAACATCAAATGCAATTGAAAATGGACTTGAACCATTAGCAAATATTATTCAATCATTAAAATATACAAATGAAGAAATAAACCAAAAGGCAAAACAATTTCAAAATAAAAATATTAAATCAATTGATGAAGCAATCCAAGGAGCAAAAGATATAATCGCTCAAAGATATGCCGATGATTTTAAATCAAAAGAAATTGTAAGAAACCTAATTGCGAATTGGGGAGAGATACAAATAAAAGAAGGAAAAGAGTTTGATAAAAATGGTGTTTATTCAAACTTTGCAGAAAAAAAAGAAAAAATAAAATACATAAAATCACACCGAACACTTGCAATTTTAAGAGCTGTAAATGAAAAAGAATTATCAATCAAAATAGATATTGATGAGAAACATCTTTTAGAAAATATTAAAAAGTACAAAATCCCATCGTGGGCAAGTTCTTCAAAAGATATCGTTTTTGAAAGTTATAAAGATGGATTAAAAAGACTACTTCTTCCTAGTTTAAAACGTGAAGCTATAAACACTTTAAAAGAAAAAGCAAGTGCAGATGCTATTGAACTTTTTGGAAAAAACTTAAAAGAGCTACTTCAAACAGCACCTTTAGTAAATCAAGTGATTTTAGGAATGGATCCAGGATTTGTATCAGGATGTAAACTAGCAGTTATTGATGAAAATGGTATTTATTTAGACTCAACTGTGATTTATTGTACAAAACCAAGAGAAGATATAAAAACTTCGAGTAAAGTAGTACTAAACTTAATCAAAAAATACAATATCACTTCAATAGCAATAGGAAATGGAACAGCATCAAGAGAAACAGCCCAATTTATCACAAATCTAATAAGTGAAAACAATCTAGATTTAAACTATGCAATTGTAAGTGAAATAGGAGCTAGTGTTTACTCAGCATCAAAAATAGCAGCACAGGAATATCCAAACCTAGATGTAACAATAAGAGGTGCTATTTCAATCGCAGGAAGACTTCGAGACCCAATGGCAACACTTGTAAAAATTGACCCAAAAGCATTAGGAATTGGACAATATCAACACGATGTAAATCAAAAAGAGTTAGCTTCAAAACTAGAAAATACAACTGTGGATTTGGTAAATAAAGTAGGAGTTGATTTAAACTCAGCATCGTATAAACTATTGTCTTTTATCTCAGGAATCTCAGAAAAACTAGCAATAAATATAATAGAACACAGAGATAATATAAAAAAATTCAATAGTAAAAATGAACTTCTAAAAGTAAAAGGCTTAGGAGCAAAAGCATACGAACAAGCAGTAGGATTTTTAAGAATAAAAGATGGAAAATCAATCTTAGATAATACAGCAATTCATCCAGAAGATTATGAGACAACAAAAAATTTACAAAAAAAATACACTATAGAAGAAATACAAAACATTCAAATAAGCCAAATAGAACAAATAGCAAAAGAGTTAAATACAACACCTCTAAAATTAACAGATATTATAGAAGAGCTAAAAAAACCAGGATATGATGTAAGAAATGAGTTTAATCAAGTAAAATTCTCATCAGATATTACAAAATTAGAAGACCTAAAAGAAGGATATATTTTAAGCGGAATTGTAAGAAATATCACAGATTTTGGAGCTTTTGTAGATATAGGACTAAAAAATGATGCCCTACTTCATATATCACAAATATCAGCAAAAAGAATATCTCACCCAAGTGAAATACTAAGTATAAATCAAAATCTAGAAAATATAAAAGTTGTAAGCGTTGATTTGGAAAAACAAAGAGTTGGATTGAGTTTAAAGTAA
- a CDS encoding phytanoyl-CoA dioxygenase family protein — MELSQEQIDEFNENGFIVLKNFASKELCDEILEKAKKHLERKQAPIETEQEYMQVSDDNITVRRLRQVYDREEVFKDWMTNKEIRPMLKQLLNDTPVLSLAHHNSIMTKLPRESTRTFWHQDRRYWHFKNDDLVSVWLALGDEYLDNGLLEFIPKSHKINFPKDRFDENSNFLDENKENKELIKTKTSQDLQKGDVVLFHCKTLHHASKNISDKAKISFVYTVRAKSNIPLGSTRSDFREITLD, encoded by the coding sequence ATGGAACTATCACAAGAACAAATAGATGAATTCAATGAAAATGGTTTTATTGTTTTAAAGAATTTTGCTTCAAAAGAGTTATGCGATGAAATTCTAGAAAAAGCTAAAAAGCATTTAGAGAGAAAACAAGCCCCCATTGAAACAGAACAAGAATATATGCAAGTTAGTGATGATAATATCACTGTTCGAAGATTAAGACAAGTTTATGATAGAGAAGAAGTCTTTAAAGATTGGATGACTAATAAAGAAATTAGACCAATGTTAAAACAACTATTAAACGACACTCCTGTACTTTCTTTAGCTCATCACAACTCAATTATGACAAAATTACCACGAGAAAGTACTAGAACTTTTTGGCATCAAGATAGAAGATATTGGCACTTTAAAAATGATGATTTAGTTTCTGTTTGGTTAGCTTTAGGTGATGAATATTTGGATAATGGACTTTTAGAGTTTATTCCAAAATCTCATAAAATAAATTTTCCAAAAGATAGATTTGATGAAAATTCAAACTTTTTAGATGAAAATAAAGAAAACAAAGAATTAATAAAAACAAAAACTTCACAAGATTTACAAAAAGGTGATGTAGTATTATTTCACTGTAAAACGCTACATCATGCAAGTAAAAATATAAGTGATAAAGCAAAAATTTCATTTGTTTATACAGTTCGTGCAAAATCAAATATTCCACTAGGAAGTACAAGAAGTGATTTTCGGGAAATAACTCTTGACTAG
- a CDS encoding nitrite/sulfite reductase, protein MAEKELSALEQLKASRNPLKVVEDMYKEAQEGIPLSADYIGLLKWYGMYPHINTNETEDKKYFMKRIKLVDTKMNLAQLEVMSKIGLEYAQGLVDITDRQNIQFHYIQIKDIPAIFELLESVGLTSRMASGDGPRPIMTSPVGGIDADEIIDASILAKEVDTYFDQNSDRFCNFPRKYKIGISGCSRHAAAHEIQDVAFTAFKDENGRVLFDLTLAGGLSKSKQIALRANKYVTPEQVKDVSIACAEIFRDNGNRYNRNKARVRHLVNEWGLERFVDEIEKVIGYKLEDGLVEPEITPLENRNHFGIHKAKQEGESFIGFATNSGRVDGQDFKVISDICNKYNAGGMALTSTQNFIIYGVKTEDALNLANEISDLGYPYEPSVFRARLQSCTGIEFCKFGITETKEYAKKVVVELEKRNPDFDETVMIAISGCGNACSHPQISDIGFVGTKVRDEEGKRVEGYDVLLGGQLQGVKGSRIAHKSGVKVEASKLVDFVGDLISSYKADNLGQDSFRDYLNVVELEK, encoded by the coding sequence ATGGCAGAAAAAGAACTATCAGCATTAGAGCAATTAAAAGCTTCAAGAAACCCATTAAAAGTTGTTGAAGATATGTATAAAGAAGCACAAGAAGGAATACCTTTAAGTGCTGATTATATTGGTTTATTAAAATGGTATGGTATGTATCCACATATTAATACAAATGAAACTGAAGATAAAAAATATTTTATGAAAAGAATCAAATTAGTTGATACTAAAATGAATTTAGCTCAATTAGAAGTTATGTCAAAAATTGGACTTGAATATGCTCAAGGTTTAGTTGATATTACAGATAGACAAAATATTCAATTTCACTATATACAAATAAAAGATATACCTGCAATTTTTGAACTTTTAGAATCTGTTGGTTTAACTTCAAGAATGGCATCAGGAGATGGTCCAAGACCTATTATGACTTCACCTGTTGGAGGAATTGATGCTGATGAAATTATTGATGCAAGTATATTAGCAAAAGAAGTTGATACTTATTTTGATCAAAATAGTGATAGATTCTGTAATTTCCCTAGAAAATATAAAATTGGAATTTCTGGTTGTTCAAGACACGCAGCCGCTCATGAAATTCAAGATGTAGCTTTTACAGCTTTCAAAGATGAAAATGGAAGAGTTTTATTTGATTTAACATTAGCAGGTGGGCTTTCTAAATCAAAACAAATTGCATTAAGAGCAAATAAATATGTAACACCTGAACAAGTTAAAGATGTTTCAATTGCATGTGCTGAAATCTTTAGAGATAATGGAAATAGATATAATAGAAATAAAGCTAGAGTTCGTCACTTAGTAAATGAGTGGGGATTAGAAAGATTTGTTGATGAAATTGAAAAAGTAATTGGTTATAAATTAGAAGATGGTTTAGTAGAACCAGAAATTACTCCTTTAGAAAATAGAAATCATTTTGGAATTCACAAAGCAAAACAAGAAGGTGAATCATTTATTGGATTTGCAACAAACTCAGGAAGAGTTGATGGTCAAGATTTCAAAGTAATTAGTGATATTTGTAATAAATATAATGCAGGTGGAATGGCTTTAACTTCTACTCAAAACTTTATTATCTATGGTGTAAAAACTGAAGATGCTTTAAACTTAGCAAATGAAATTAGTGATTTAGGTTATCCTTATGAACCATCTGTTTTTAGAGCAAGATTACAATCATGTACAGGAATAGAATTTTGTAAATTTGGTATTACTGAAACAAAAGAATATGCAAAAAAAGTAGTAGTAGAACTAGAAAAAAGAAATCCTGATTTTGATGAAACTGTAATGATTGCAATTTCTGGATGTGGAAATGCTTGTTCTCACCCTCAAATTTCTGATATTGGTTTTGTAGGAACTAAAGTAAGAGACGAAGAAGGAAAAAGAGTTGAAGGTTATGATGTATTATTAGGTGGACAACTTCAAGGTGTTAAAGGAAGTAGAATTGCACATAAAAGTGGTGTAAAAGTTGAAGCTTCAAAACTTGTTGATTTTGTAGGAGATTTAATCTCTTCATATAAAGCTGATAATTTAGGTCAAGACTCTTTTAGAGATTATCTAAATGTTGTTGAATTAGAAAAATAG
- a CDS encoding YgjP-like metallopeptidase domain-containing protein has translation MKYINQYPQNIQDKIQNLIDKGKLTEYLKNKYPKENNYKTDKALYSYVIDYKNEYFKKYQVSKVIYDGKINVINNALGLHTIISRVQGNKLKSKNEIRVASIFKNAPEKFLEMIVVHELSHLKEKEHNKAFYNLCTFIQDDYHQIEFDLRVYLLHLDLYGKLY, from the coding sequence ATGAAATATATAAATCAATATCCACAAAATATACAAGACAAAATACAAAATTTAATTGATAAAGGTAAATTAACTGAATATTTAAAAAATAAATACCCAAAAGAGAACAACTATAAAACAGATAAAGCTTTGTACTCTTATGTAATTGACTATAAAAATGAGTATTTTAAAAAATATCAAGTATCAAAAGTGATTTATGATGGAAAAATAAATGTAATAAACAATGCCCTAGGACTTCATACAATTATTTCAAGAGTTCAAGGAAATAAACTAAAATCCAAAAATGAAATACGAGTTGCATCTATTTTCAAAAATGCACCAGAAAAGTTTTTGGAAATGATTGTAGTTCATGAATTATCACATTTAAAAGAAAAAGAACATAATAAAGCTTTTTACAATTTATGTACTTTTATTCAAGATGATTATCATCAAATTGAATTTGATTTGAGAGTTTATTTATTGCATTTAGATTTATATGGAAAGCTTTACTAA
- a CDS encoding sensor histidine kinase, producing the protein MNSKSIDAVNILIKYYNSLSILKKFLIPSIVGFIFFLFFYIYILSNTTYMKKTIQDVNTKSIPVYKTIFDNEFLLQKISYELHSAVVANEVDWINDTEVYAYNFRKNLEGIKKSTVKNELMTIEDAFNIYYKEATTLSKELIMSQNNYDYIHRKTVLVVNKYNKLLHLFKELREKVKNDIKNDINSIYSTSSKILLDSSYAFILWIILSSLALFYIYKDMSSRINQIVSQSENIASGKANFHKRLSTISSDELGLVVNSINIFISKLEKNHHELEDARDDIQRFIADTVHQIRTPLSSILINAEMIRDLQTDDSLSEFIDSIDASINMLSNSYEDLSYVTSYDSIQYNPNIISLSDLLYKRIDFFKTICKMNLKEIKSNIHENIDLYINIVECERIIDNNISNAIKYADIEKPISINLFKTKETNKITLEFKSFAKEIKNKNKIFEKNYREEESKRGLGLGLNIVKNICDKYNIFYIASYKDNQNIFTYTFEEIKRK; encoded by the coding sequence ATGAACAGTAAAAGTATTGATGCAGTTAATATTCTTATTAAATATTATAATTCATTGTCGATATTAAAAAAGTTTCTTATTCCATCAATAGTGGGATTTATCTTTTTCTTATTTTTTTATATTTATATCTTATCAAATACTACTTATATGAAAAAAACTATTCAAGATGTAAATACAAAATCAATACCTGTTTATAAAACTATTTTTGACAACGAATTTTTATTACAAAAAATCTCTTATGAGTTACATAGTGCTGTTGTAGCAAATGAAGTAGATTGGATTAATGATACAGAAGTTTATGCATATAATTTTAGAAAAAATCTTGAAGGAATTAAAAAAAGTACTGTAAAAAATGAATTAATGACTATAGAAGATGCATTTAATATTTATTATAAAGAAGCAACAACCCTATCAAAAGAATTAATTATGAGTCAAAATAATTATGATTATATTCATAGAAAAACAGTCTTAGTAGTTAATAAATATAATAAACTTTTACATCTTTTTAAAGAATTACGAGAAAAAGTTAAAAATGATATTAAAAATGATATTAATTCTATATATTCTACTTCTAGCAAGATTTTATTAGATAGTAGTTATGCTTTTATTTTATGGATTATTTTATCTTCATTGGCTTTATTTTACATCTACAAAGATATGAGTTCACGAATAAATCAAATAGTAAGCCAATCAGAAAACATTGCCTCAGGAAAGGCAAATTTTCATAAAAGATTATCCACTATTTCTTCTGATGAACTAGGACTCGTTGTTAATTCTATTAATATTTTTATTTCTAAACTAGAAAAAAACCATCATGAACTAGAAGATGCTAGAGATGACATACAACGTTTTATTGCTGATACTGTACATCAAATAAGAACACCTCTTTCAAGTATATTAATTAATGCTGAAATGATAAGAGATTTACAAACAGATGATTCATTAAGTGAATTTATTGATTCAATTGATGCTTCAATTAATATGTTATCAAATTCATATGAAGATTTATCCTATGTAACGTCTTATGATTCAATACAATATAATCCTAATATAATATCTCTAAGTGATTTACTATATAAAAGAATAGATTTCTTTAAGACTATTTGTAAAATGAATTTAAAAGAGATTAAATCAAATATTCATGAAAATATTGATTTATATATCAATATTGTTGAATGTGAAAGAATTATAGATAATAATATTTCAAATGCAATAAAATATGCTGATATAGAAAAACCTATTTCAATCAATTTATTTAAAACAAAAGAAACAAATAAAATTACGCTAGAATTTAAAAGTTTTGCAAAAGAGATTAAAAATAAAAACAAAATTTTTGAAAAGAATTATAGAGAAGAAGAATCAAAAAGAGGTCTAGGATTAGGATTAAACATTGTAAAAAATATATGTGATAAATATAATATTTTTTATATCGCAAGTTATAAGGATAATCAAAATATTTTTACCTATACTTTTGAAGAAATTAAAAGAAAGTGA